In Apteryx mantelli isolate bAptMan1 chromosome 33, bAptMan1.hap1, whole genome shotgun sequence, the DNA window ccgggtgctgggctgggggcagagcggggcaggGCGGCGGGCGCTGGAGCCGGGGAAGCCGGAGTTGTGCCGGAGCCGGAGGATGCTGCAGGCATGCCAGAGCAGGAAGATGCTGCAGGCACGCcggagctggagaagctggaggCACACCGGAGCTGGAGAAGCCAGAGGCATGCCGGAGCCGGAGAAGCCAGAGGCATGCCGGAGCCAGAGGATGCTGCAGGCATGCCAGAGGCAGGGAAGCCCAAGGCATGCCAGAGCTGCAGGTTGCTGGAGGCATGCCAGAGCCGGAGGATGCCGGAGGCATGCCggagctggaggatgctgcagGCATGCTGGAGCCAGGGAAGCCCAAAGCATGCCAGAGTCAGGGAAGCCGGAGGCATGCTGGAACTGGGGATGCTGGAGGCACGCTGATGCCAGAGGCACACTGGAGCCAGAGGATACTGGAGGCACACCGGAGCCAGAGATGCCGGAAGCATGTCGGAGCCGGAGAATGCTGGAGGCACGCCAGAGCCGGAGATGCCAGAAGCACACCGGAGCCGGAGGATGCTGGAGGCACGCCAGAGCCGGAGATGCCAGAAGCACACCGGAGCCGGAGGATGCTCGAGGCACACTGGAGCCGGAGATGCTGGAAGCACGCCGGAGCCAGAGAATGCTTGAGGCACACTGGAGCCGGAGATGCTGGAGGCCCGCCAGAGCGGGAGATGCCGGAAGCACGCCGGAGCCAGAGGATGCTTGAGGTGCACCGGAGCCAGGGATGCCGGCACCAGGGATTGCTGGAGATGTGCTGGAGCTGGAGGACGCTCGAGGCATACTggagccagggatgctggaggCATCCTGGAGCCAGAGGATGCCGGAGGCATGCCAGAGGCAGGGATGATGGAGGCACGCTGGAGGCAGGGGATGCTGGAAGCCCGCCGCAGCCGGGGATGCTCGATCCCCAGCTCCCCTGGGTGCTCAGGCCTCGCCGGATGTGTGCTGGGGAGGAGGGTCCAGGCTCCGGGGAGACCCCAGGTGTCCTGAGGACCCGTCGGGGCCAGCAGACCCGGGGACAGGCGCCACAGGGACGTGTCCCCAGCCCCGGGGTCACCCCGACAGGCAGCACCCGCTCCaaccgcccgcccgggctgcagCCACCCAACGCCGGGGCCTCTGCAATGTCACATGCGGCATCGTCCAGCCTCGGCTCCGGTgacccggggaccccccccctgCCCTCGCCCCGGCGTCCCCATCGGACACCCTCCCTGGGGAAACCAGGGTCCCTCCGTGCCCTGGCACCCCCCGGGCTCCGGCACCCCCTGCTCCCCCTGCacggggacatttggggacaaACCCACAGCAGCAAGCCCGGGGCCGGTGCAACGGGAGCAGGGGAGGGGACGGGGTGGCCGGTCCTCCTCGGGGTGACAGCTCCTCCGTCCTTCGCCCAGCAGGGCCACGGCAGCTGTCCCCAAAGCCACCGTCGTCCCCCCAAGCTTACTCCCGGGAGGGAGGGGGTGTCCCCAGCACCCGCTCACCCCAGCGCACCCCGAGCATCCTGGCACGGTGAGAATAAGCTTCTTTAAAAAGCCGAGGAGGGGGGACCGAACCCCGGCACGGAGGCGAGAGGGTGGCGTCACCTCGGCCAGCGGCGGCTGGCCGGCGTGGGGCTACGGGAACCGGCTgcccggggggggtgggggggctcccGCGGGTCCCAGCGGCTCGGGGACCCCAGCCCGGATGGCCAGGGACGTCAGGGATGCTCTTGAGTCGGAGGTTGGCATTAATTCTCATATCGGCCGGGGCCCCGGGCGGCTCCTTCCCTGCAAATGGCGCTGAACTCGATGGCATCGAAGACTTTGGACTAAAACTGCATCGTTCGGTCAGGCGAGGACCTGAGGTCCGGAGCGGACAGTCAGGGCCGGGCGGTCGCGGCGGAGTCaccggcggggcggccccccgtCCCCCATCCCGGTGCCCACCTCGCTCCCTCCCGGAGCTAGTCCACGTCGCCGTTCTGCTTGTGCCGGCTGCCAAGCGCCGGCGGCTCCTCCTCGCACGGCGTCAGCTCCTCGATGGACATCTGGTTGGTGACTCCTGGTGGCGGGACACCGGGTTGGAGGTATGGGGCGCGCTCAACGCAGCGCCCTGCCCcacggtgtccccccccccacggAGACACCTCCCGCCCCCAGGCTGAGCCCTTCCCAGCTCATCGCACGCATGGGCTGCCCCATCTGCCGCCATCCTCTGTGGAGTCGGGGGGGCAAGACGAGCCGCTGCCGTGCGCCAaccccggggggaggggggggtcccaTCGCCACCATCCTCCAGCAGCTCCGGCACCTACCGCTGGCCGCCCGCTCCTTCCACTTCTGCTTGTTCTCCTGGATGTACTTGGACCAGGTGGAGCGGAAGCTGGCCAGGTCCGCGTTGATGTCCCCCAGCTCCAGGTGCTCGTCCAGGGACGGCTGCCGCCACTGCGAgctgcggggaggcgggcggTGAGTTCGGGGCACAGGGCACCCATGCACCCACGCGCCAGCCCAGGTCCCCAAATCGGTGAGTGTCCCCTCATCCCTCCCCCGAGGTGGAGCCCGGCCACCTCCAGCGCTTCCCACCCCATGCGGTGGACCTGGGGCAGGACTAGGAatgggacccaggagtccgggaccGCGGGCACGTCCCCGTGGCTAGCGTCTGCCGCATGCGGGTTGTCCCCGGCCACTGTCCCTGACCTGGCTTGCTGGCTGGCCGCTGGGTTGCCCTTGGCTTTGGAGCCGTCCTCCACGAGGGGCAGCACCATCTTCTCAGCCACGTCGGTCAGCACCGAGAAGGTGGGCTCCACAATGAAGTCGATGAAGCCTGTGGCGgggttggaggggggggggacagcgGCATCAGGGGGTGACCGTCCCCCCCACatgcaccccagccagccccaggggcCGTGCACGGcacgggggacggggacggggacagggacggggccGCAGCGCCGCTCACCGATCTGGGACTGGGCCACCAGCGTGGAGGTGCGGTCGCAGAGGGGCGAGAAGGGCAGGCCCAGCTCAGCTTCCTTGTCGCCCTGGTAAGGGGAAAAAGCTCCCGATAACCCAGCCGGGGTGGGACACGGAGCAGGGGAGCCCCAAGCAGCTCGGGGACATTATGGAGGACACCAGGGTGGCAGAGCTGCAGCACCCACCCGTTGCAAACCTCCCTTGAGCACGCTGCGGATGTTACTTGGGCTTTCCAGGGGCTGCATCCCGCtgcggacccaggcgtccgggcctctCCGTCACCTGCCCCAGGTCACCCtgctcagccacaagggacccaggcgtccgggagagccTACCTGCCTGAAGAACTCCTCCATGAGGGCTTTGGTCCAGCGGCTGTGCACCGTCCACTGCTTGGTGGGGTGGCTGATGTCGGCGGcgtgcagcagcagggacagcaccTTCGATTTATCgatcctgggggcaggagggggggcaGGTGGTGAGGCCGGGGAGCAGCCCCActcgtgccccccccccaaaaaaacacggCCCCGCCACGCAAGCTCGCGCATGTGCAAGCGGGCCCACGTGGGGAGGCATCCCGATCCTGTGTCCCTTCCCGCGGCCACGATGCCGGTAAAAGTCCTGCCTGCAGTTTCCGTGTGCGCATGAGCTTGCAcaaacatgcatgcacatgcatgcacatgcgtgtgcacacaaatgcatgcacacacacatatatatatttgcacaCACGCCTGCCCTCACAAGCACGTGTGCACATGAATGCACGCACACACGCGCATTCACATGCATGTGCATACGTGCAACACGCACCCACAAACATGcttcacacgtgcacacacacatacaaacacacagacGTGGTGGTGCAAGCGTGCATAAGCATGCACGGAGGCGCACACACGTGTCCACACGcacgtgcatgcatgcacacccgcacatgcacatgcacaagcACGCGGGGTTTtgcacacacgcgtgcacatCCCTCGTGCCCCGCACTcaccgctccagctgctgcagggaggTTTTCATGGACTTCACCTGCTGGAAGTGGCAGGACATGTCGGTGGCCAGAACCATCTCGATGACCAAGGCCCGCAGCTCCCTGCGCCACGCGGAGAAACAGGCACCGTCACGGCCAGCTCCGCGCCCTCCCCAGGGTGCCCGCGTTGGGGACGGGGAAGGGATGGCGGCGGGGACGGAGCCCTTACGCAAACTCGTCTTTGGTCAGGTTGACGAAGATGTTCATCTCGTCGTCTTGCATCATGCGGAAGACGGCGCTGATGTGGTGGTTCTCCAGCACCGAGCGGTCGTTGTAGAGGATGGCGCAATCCGACCTGGGGCGGGAGGTGACAGCATGGGCCCGGCACCCGCTGACGGCACGGCACCCATGGGACAGGGGGCCCTGCACGGCCACGGGCAGGCTGAGCCCCCCGCAGGGGACACGAGTGGGGGGATGTCCCCATAGTGCCAGCACATCGGTATCCCTGGCCATATCGGAGACCCCCCAGGTGTCCCCATGGTGCAGCACATCTGTATCCCTGGCCGTATCGGGAGCCCCAGGTGTCCTGCGTGTCCCCATGGTGCTGCACACCCACATCCATGGCTGCATTGGTGACCTCTTGGTGGCCTCCATGTCCCCGTAGTACCAGCACATCTAGACGCCCAGCCATATCAGTGCCACTCAGGTGTCCTGTGTGTCCCCATGGTGCCAGCCCATCTGTATCCCTGGCCATATCGGGGAGCCCCAAGTGTCCTACACGTCCTCACGGTGCCAACACATCTGTTTTCCCAGCTGCATGGGCACCCTgtgtgtccccatggtgtccacACATCTGTATCTCCAGCCATATCGGTGGCCCCCAGGTGTCCTGCATGTCCCCATAGTGCCACCACCTCTGTATCCCTGGCTGTATGGGTGCACCAAggtgtcctctgtgtccccagggtgccAGGTGGCCCTTCCACGCTCCTcaatgtcccacgtgtccccctggtgccagcagcaggtccccagccctgcctgccgtGACCGTGCCATGCCACCTGCCCTCACTTGGTCTGGATGTGGAAGCTGTTGGTGGTGCCCGTGTGCTCGTAGTCATGGATGGCGGCAGCGAAGACGATGGCCAGGACCTCGATCTCTGTCAGGTAGTGCTGGGGGAGAGACAGGCGTCAGGGACAGCGGGCGCCtcgggggggacagggacaggcaccccaggggacactgaggagcaccTTGGTGGGACAAGGCTGGGGACCCTGAGGGGGAACAGGGCTGGTCCAGGGGACGCTCAGCCGCGGGGTCACCTGTGGGGCTCCGTGCAGGCGTGTGGCCAAGcgtgactctgtgtgtgtgtgtgtgtgtgtgtgtgtgcgcacacgtgtgTGACCTGTGTGACAGGTGTGTGCGGGTGACAGGGTGTAAGACCCTCCACGTACCCCCGGGTCCCACGGCAGCCCTGACCCGGGGTGACGGAGGTGCTGGGGGTCACCCCGGCtcctgccccatccccatccGCTCATCCCTACAGCGTTTCCATGGTGACAACAAGGTCGCTAGGTGGCGCCGTCTCCGTGGCAACCAGCATCACCCAGCTGGGCTGGACCAGCACCGGACACCATCCCAGGGACCAGCGTCGGATACTGTCCCGGGGTACCAGGTCTGGACTGCATCCTGGGCACTGGGAGCCAGCATCAGCCACCGTCCCGGGGACCAGCACCGGACACTGTCCCGGGAACTGGGCACCATTCCGGGCACCAGCACCAAGTGCCAGCACTGGACACCATCCCGGGGACCGACAGCAGACACCATCCCGGGCATCAGCACTGGGTGCCATCCTGGGGACCAGAACCAGGTGCCATCCCGGGGACCGGCCAAGCTCCAGGGACACCCAGAGGTGGGAGAGCACCCGCGCCGTCGCCGCGGCCACGTACCACCATGCCGGTGCGGAGCAGGAAGCAGTGCACGGTCTGGGTGACGTCGGCGGCGTGGATCTGGTTGTGGTAGGGGTTCTTGTACTTCCCGTAGCCAGCCTCCAGCGCATCCAGCAAGGTCATGAGGAACACCGTGGGGATCTGCGCGCACAGGCGCACACGCGTGGGTGCACAGTCAAAACGCGCCCGCAGCATCTCCGTGCCGAAGCGCCCAGGCCTGGGTGCACGGTGGGGTGTAGGGGCACCCCGGGCTCACCTTGAAGCGGCTGTTGAGGTTGTGTCGGGTGAAGAGCTCGAAGACAATGGTCCTCAAGGCGTGATCCTCCGTCACCCGGTTCAGCGCGAACACGTCGAAACACCATAGGTCGAGGCTCTGCGGAAAGAGAGGGGGGCGGCAGCTACCCCGGCGCCGGGACAGGCGGGGGCTCGGCGGTGCCCGGCAGTGCCCAGAGATGCCCCATGACACCGGCAACACCCAGCAATGCCCAGAGACACCCCGGGGTGCCCGGTGATGCTCGGAAATGCCTGGAGACACCAGCAACGCCCAGTGATGCCCAGTGATGCTTGGCAATGTCTGGTAACACCCAGTAATGCCCAGTGATGCCCAGTAGTGCCCAGCAATGCCTGGCAATACCCAGAGAAGCCCAGCAATTCCCAGCAAAGCCTGGTTATGCCCAGCGATGCCCAATAAAGCCTGGCAATGCCCAGTGATGCTTGGAAATGCCCAGCAGTGTCCAGCAATACCCAGCAATGCCCAGAAatg includes these proteins:
- the PDE1B gene encoding dual specificity calcium/calmodulin-dependent 3',5'-cyclic nucleotide phosphodiesterase 1B, which translates into the protein MEAPRSLPGLEPERDRDALEPAGSCPSPLELRSTPGKKIWIKLRALLRYMVKQLETGEVNLEELKRNLEYTASLLEAVYIDETRQILDTEDELQEMRSDAVPSEVRDWLASTFTQQARAKGRRSEEKPKFRSIVHAVQAGIFVERMFRRTYTAVGPSYSASVLNCLKSLDLWCFDVFALNRVTEDHALRTIVFELFTRHNLNSRFKIPTVFLMTLLDALEAGYGKYKNPYHNQIHAADVTQTVHCFLLRTGMVHYLTEIEVLAIVFAAAIHDYEHTGTTNSFHIQTKSDCAILYNDRSVLENHHISAVFRMMQDDEMNIFVNLTKDEFAELRALVIEMVLATDMSCHFQQVKSMKTSLQQLERIDKSKVLSLLLHAADISHPTKQWTVHSRWTKALMEEFFRQGDKEAELGLPFSPLCDRTSTLVAQSQIGFIDFIVEPTFSVLTDVAEKMVLPLVEDGSKAKGNPAASQQASSQWRQPSLDEHLELGDINADLASFRSTWSKYIQENKQKWKERAASGVTNQMSIEELTPCEEEPPALGSRHKQNGDVD